From a region of the Paenibacillus sp. FSL R10-2734 genome:
- a CDS encoding D-alanyl-D-alanine carboxypeptidase family protein, which produces MKTITLKFPIALLLCILLVFLTPLTLIHAENSSISTHARAAALIDVESGRILYSTRGDEPMLIASLTKIMTALVAIENGDLASKVKVGKNAFAKEGSSIYLQQGEEMTLENMLYGLMLRSGNDAATAIAEHIGGSEEGFVYLMNTKAEELGLKNTHFANPHGLDAEGHYSSANDLAVLTAYALHNPVFKQIVKTQEKTADNPNEKWDYKWRNKNKMLYLYEGADGVKTGYTKKALRCLVSSATRNGQQLVAVTINDGDDWNDHASLLNFGFNHYPLKTLIERGDPVSGYDFVTAKKFAYPLGQGEQNRVTTKLVLNQMPAASAKAARSNFGLQGVLVLDLGGKEIGRVPLYTRESLPPEESAYSKKYSTTQAHSYPADNWFQALGSALKALFKLGESSK; this is translated from the coding sequence ATGAAGACAATAACTCTAAAATTTCCAATCGCTTTATTACTGTGCATTTTGCTGGTGTTTCTGACACCGCTAACCTTAATTCATGCGGAGAATAGCTCCATATCTACGCATGCAAGGGCAGCGGCGTTGATTGATGTGGAATCCGGGCGTATTTTGTATAGTACTCGAGGGGATGAGCCTATGCTTATTGCCAGCCTGACAAAAATAATGACCGCCCTTGTAGCTATTGAGAATGGTGATTTAGCATCGAAAGTCAAAGTTGGAAAAAATGCCTTCGCTAAAGAAGGCTCCTCTATTTATTTGCAGCAGGGTGAAGAGATGACACTGGAAAATATGCTATATGGTCTAATGCTGCGCTCAGGGAATGATGCGGCGACAGCGATCGCTGAGCATATCGGCGGATCTGAGGAAGGCTTTGTATACCTGATGAACACTAAGGCTGAGGAGCTGGGGCTTAAGAATACCCATTTTGCTAATCCGCATGGTCTAGATGCTGAAGGCCATTATTCGAGTGCTAACGACTTAGCTGTACTGACGGCTTATGCTCTTCATAATCCTGTATTTAAGCAAATTGTGAAGACGCAGGAGAAAACTGCGGACAATCCAAATGAGAAATGGGATTACAAGTGGAGAAATAAGAATAAAATGCTGTACTTATATGAGGGTGCGGACGGTGTAAAGACAGGTTATACCAAAAAAGCGCTACGCTGCCTTGTTAGCTCGGCGACCAGAAACGGCCAGCAGCTTGTCGCAGTGACCATCAATGATGGTGATGACTGGAATGATCATGCTTCACTACTAAACTTCGGGTTTAATCACTATCCCCTTAAAACATTAATCGAACGTGGGGACCCCGTGAGCGGTTATGACTTTGTGACAGCCAAAAAATTTGCCTATCCTCTCGGACAAGGCGAGCAGAATAGAGTGACCACTAAGCTTGTATTAAATCAGATGCCTGCGGCGTCAGCCAAAGCTGCAAGATCAAACTTTGGACTGCAAGGGGTCCTCGTTCTAGATCTAGGTGGCAAAGAGATAGGTCGGGTACCGTTGTATACACGAGAGTCTTTACCGCCTGAGGAATCCGCTTATTCTAAAAAATATAGCACAACACAAGCACACTCCTATCCTGCCGATAATTGGTTTCAGGCTTTAGGGAGTGCACTGAAGGCGTTATTTAAACTGGGTGAAAGTTCCAAGTAA
- a CDS encoding nucleoside recognition domain-containing protein, producing the protein MINGIWLGMIIIGFLFAAVNGRMDEFTAAVFDGAKNGVTVSFGLISVLVFWLGIMRIAEDAGLLKKIAKILGPIVSFLFPDVPKGHPAIGYILSNMSANLLGLGNAATPMGIKAMQELQKLNPDKDMATPAMCTLLALNTASITLIPATLIAIRLNYNSTDPAGIVGTTLAATAVATLAAIAADRFFRRMSLLRKPPKPPSVKSGSAPLAKTPLPNSSLKG; encoded by the coding sequence ATGATTAACGGGATTTGGCTAGGAATGATCATCATCGGTTTTCTGTTCGCCGCCGTTAACGGCAGAATGGATGAATTTACAGCCGCCGTATTCGACGGAGCCAAGAATGGGGTTACAGTAAGTTTCGGCTTAATAAGTGTACTTGTATTCTGGTTAGGGATCATGCGGATCGCTGAGGATGCTGGTTTACTTAAAAAAATAGCCAAAATACTCGGTCCGATCGTATCCTTTCTATTTCCAGATGTGCCGAAGGGCCATCCTGCGATCGGATATATTCTCTCCAACATGAGCGCTAATCTGCTCGGACTAGGCAATGCGGCAACCCCAATGGGCATCAAGGCGATGCAAGAGCTGCAGAAGCTCAACCCAGATAAAGACATGGCTACGCCTGCCATGTGTACCTTGCTGGCGCTTAACACAGCAAGTATTACGCTTATCCCCGCCACTCTAATTGCGATACGGTTAAATTACAATTCGACAGATCCAGCGGGTATAGTGGGGACAACCCTTGCAGCAACGGCTGTGGCTACCCTTGCTGCGATTGCGGCTGACCGATTTTTCCGAAGGATGTCTTTGCTGCGTAAACCTCCAAAGCCGCCATCAGTAAAGTCTGGTTCTGCCCCATTGGCGAAGACGCCGCTGCCTAATTCTTCCTTGAAAGGGTGA
- a CDS encoding spore maturation protein has protein sequence MYQLISLISAWAIPVMITFIPLYAFTRKVPVYESFVEGAKDGFGTAIAIIPHLVGMLVAISVFRASGALDFLMGFIAPALQGLGVPAEVLPLGLLRPLTGTGSLAYTTDLIRVHGPDSLIGMIASTIQGSTDTTLYVLTVYFGAVGVRNGRYALKVGLFSDVVGFVAAIAICLLLFG, from the coding sequence TTGTACCAGTTAATCAGTCTCATATCGGCATGGGCGATTCCGGTCATGATTACGTTCATCCCGCTCTATGCTTTTACACGTAAAGTCCCAGTGTATGAGTCATTTGTTGAAGGAGCGAAGGATGGATTTGGTACGGCAATAGCGATTATTCCTCATCTTGTGGGGATGCTTGTAGCGATCAGTGTCTTTCGCGCATCGGGCGCACTCGACTTCCTAATGGGGTTCATAGCCCCTGCCCTGCAGGGGCTTGGCGTACCTGCAGAAGTATTGCCACTCGGCCTTCTGCGGCCCCTCACAGGCACAGGGTCGCTTGCTTATACCACGGATCTGATTCGCGTTCATGGCCCAGATTCTCTAATCGGCATGATCGCCTCCACTATACAGGGGAGTACGGACACTACACTCTATGTGTTAACGGTTTATTTTGGAGCTGTAGGTGTGCGTAACGGCCGTTATGCACTTAAGGTAGGACTTTTCTCCGATGTCGTAGGCTTCGTCGCTGCTATCGCGATCTGTCTACTACTTTTTGGGTAG
- a CDS encoding N-acetylmuramoyl-L-alanine amidase, with translation MNYKGFILHQSRCPSINGKGFDFWVGMDGGIYAAPLLTDPEYIHICLEGDFSKEDNQPQLSGRRNQLFATVKLLLELVDRYQISPLIIEPHNNYCPGAFFPWNELVIYPSDGYH, from the coding sequence ATGAACTATAAAGGCTTTATACTGCATCAGTCTCGCTGCCCATCTATTAACGGTAAAGGCTTTGATTTCTGGGTTGGTATGGATGGAGGAATCTATGCTGCGCCACTGTTGACCGATCCGGAGTATATTCACATTTGCCTGGAAGGGGATTTCAGCAAAGAAGACAACCAACCTCAATTATCTGGAAGGCGTAATCAGCTTTTTGCAACGGTTAAACTTTTGTTAGAACTGGTAGATCGCTATCAAATTTCCCCATTAATCATAGAACCCCACAATAATTACTGCCCAGGAGCATTTTTTCCATGGAATGAACTTGTGATTTATCCCTCTGATGGTTATCATTAA
- a CDS encoding pseudouridine synthase produces MERLQKILAQAGVASRRKCEEMILAGKVEVNGELVTTLGTKVDPATDIIKVSGRLIRGENKIYIMFNKPKGVITSASDPKGRKVVTDYLKGITERVYPVGRLDYDTEGLLLLTNDGDFANLLTHPKHHVPKTYHATVKGIPHGTALDKLKAGIKLEDGMTAPAEVEYKDIDEVNKEAVISITIHEGRNRQVRRMFDAISHPVLRLKRISFGDIMLQNLKRGSYRHLTKDEINHLQQIAKAGLLKERTPRKES; encoded by the coding sequence ATGGAAAGATTACAGAAAATTTTGGCGCAAGCAGGTGTAGCGTCTAGACGCAAGTGTGAAGAAATGATTTTGGCCGGTAAAGTGGAAGTCAACGGGGAACTCGTAACTACGCTTGGCACGAAGGTAGACCCCGCAACAGATATTATTAAAGTCTCCGGTCGACTGATTAGAGGCGAGAACAAAATTTATATTATGTTCAATAAACCAAAAGGAGTAATTACAAGCGCTTCCGATCCAAAGGGTCGCAAGGTTGTAACGGACTACCTTAAAGGGATTACTGAACGGGTTTACCCTGTAGGCCGTCTGGATTATGATACGGAAGGATTGCTGCTGCTGACAAATGATGGCGATTTTGCGAATCTGCTTACCCATCCTAAGCATCATGTCCCTAAGACGTATCATGCTACGGTCAAGGGTATACCGCACGGTACTGCACTGGACAAGCTAAAGGCCGGGATCAAGCTGGAGGATGGCATGACAGCGCCTGCGGAAGTGGAGTATAAGGATATTGATGAAGTGAATAAAGAAGCGGTAATCAGTATTACGATTCACGAGGGACGTAACCGTCAGGTACGACGCATGTTTGATGCGATCTCACACCCCGTACTCCGTTTGAAGCGGATTTCTTTCGGGGATATTATGCTGCAAAATCTCAAACGTGGCTCATACCGTCATTTAACTAAAGATGAAATTAACCATCTGCAGCAAATTGCTAAAGCAGGGTTGCTCAAAGAAAGAACTCCACGTAAAGAGTCATAA
- a CDS encoding redoxin domain-containing protein: MGKARKPIQIVILFLIVLVGGYAIGSSVFGGNGKPEEGSKAPAIDLLGLDGLGHTLDEYKGKAIVLNFWGTWCAPCVKEMPALQAQWEKWKDKDVVVVGINVGEDQMTVENFVKQVDIDFPILMDTGRDAVRSYGISPLPTTFFINAKGKIDSIHIGQLDLDSLDDQIGKLVD; the protein is encoded by the coding sequence GTGGGTAAAGCGAGAAAACCAATTCAAATCGTAATTCTGTTTCTAATCGTTCTAGTGGGTGGTTATGCTATTGGTTCCTCTGTATTTGGAGGAAACGGAAAGCCAGAGGAAGGTAGTAAAGCGCCTGCCATTGATTTGCTTGGGCTGGATGGCCTTGGGCATACGTTAGACGAGTATAAAGGTAAGGCTATTGTGCTGAATTTCTGGGGCACATGGTGCGCACCTTGTGTAAAAGAAATGCCGGCTCTCCAAGCACAGTGGGAGAAATGGAAGGACAAGGATGTAGTCGTTGTTGGAATCAATGTAGGTGAAGATCAGATGACTGTCGAGAATTTTGTGAAGCAAGTCGACATTGATTTTCCGATTTTGATGGACACGGGACGAGACGCTGTGCGAAGCTATGGTATTTCTCCACTCCCAACTACTTTTTTTATTAATGCAAAGGGTAAAATTGACAGCATCCATATAGGCCAGCTTGATTTAGATTCACTAGATGATCAAATTGGGAAGCTGGTGGATTGA
- a CDS encoding cytochrome c biogenesis protein ResB — MSKREAFITNTKCECGHQNPVGTVLCEACGKPLGKESDWGENLEMRYDGVARRSQRVNPGIIDRVWNFFSSVKIAIYLIVLTLLGSMLGTIFPQESTFLNIDASSYYKQEYGTAGDIYYKLGLSHTYESWWFVTLLVMIGASLVICSLDRVLPLYKALTRQKIRKHRQFLTRQKAVLVTEVQEEPEAWVARVVQPMRKKGYRVKTEGGALLAEKHRFSRWGPYVIHIGLIIFLLAVLARGLPGLNMDQHLAFPQGEITQIPDTTYYLKNEKFTVEFYTDEEMPEEFRGKKILPKLFQTKAVLYQCTADCGDPTKEPQLTEVTTHNIQVNSPLDYKGLKAYQFDYDLTPVLRSVQPVLKNSDTGEAYGKFKLDMKNPQRAITAGPYSLTLKEKYMDFGLNEEGQPISKSPYPNAPAFLFLIQGPNLPEEGQQYFYFPKQVDKAQFQQVAINDKLGGSSRFLELEVDNMSDVDFSESTTYLNIRIDRAMPFVWLGAAIVMLGLVLGFYWQHRRIWLTVTNGELILGGHTNKNWFGFRREIVSILEKVDMVVDEKSIDNGGGLT, encoded by the coding sequence ATGAGTAAACGCGAGGCTTTTATCACCAATACTAAATGTGAATGTGGCCACCAGAACCCTGTAGGCACTGTTCTCTGTGAAGCATGTGGAAAGCCGCTTGGCAAAGAATCGGACTGGGGCGAGAATCTGGAAATGCGTTATGATGGTGTAGCCCGCCGTTCGCAGCGCGTTAATCCAGGCATTATTGATCGAGTTTGGAACTTCTTTTCATCCGTCAAAATAGCAATTTATCTAATCGTTTTGACACTGTTAGGCTCTATGCTGGGAACAATTTTCCCTCAGGAGAGTACTTTCCTTAATATTGACGCATCGAGTTATTATAAGCAGGAGTATGGAACAGCTGGGGACATCTACTATAAGCTTGGACTTTCACATACATACGAATCCTGGTGGTTTGTAACTCTACTTGTAATGATTGGCGCTTCACTGGTCATTTGTAGTTTGGACCGAGTCCTTCCCCTATACAAGGCATTAACTAGGCAGAAGATTCGGAAACATCGTCAGTTCTTAACCCGGCAAAAGGCCGTGCTAGTCACTGAAGTGCAAGAAGAACCAGAAGCATGGGTTGCTCGGGTGGTTCAACCTATGCGTAAAAAGGGCTACCGAGTCAAGACAGAAGGAGGAGCTCTGCTAGCAGAGAAACACCGCTTCAGCCGCTGGGGACCTTACGTAATACATATTGGTTTGATTATTTTTTTACTTGCTGTACTGGCAAGAGGATTGCCGGGACTCAATATGGATCAGCATCTTGCCTTCCCGCAAGGGGAGATTACACAGATTCCGGATACTACCTACTATTTAAAAAATGAGAAATTCACCGTAGAGTTTTATACAGATGAAGAGATGCCTGAGGAGTTTCGCGGCAAAAAAATCCTTCCGAAATTATTCCAAACCAAAGCAGTGCTATATCAATGTACCGCGGATTGTGGAGATCCTACTAAGGAACCGCAGCTTACCGAGGTGACAACTCATAATATCCAAGTTAACTCACCTTTGGATTATAAAGGATTGAAAGCGTATCAGTTTGATTATGATTTAACGCCTGTGCTCCGTTCCGTACAGCCTGTACTTAAGAATTCCGACACTGGAGAGGCATACGGTAAATTTAAACTGGACATGAAGAATCCGCAGCGTGCGATTACAGCGGGACCTTATTCGTTGACTTTAAAAGAGAAGTATATGGATTTTGGTCTCAATGAGGAAGGGCAGCCGATATCCAAGTCACCTTATCCGAATGCACCTGCATTTTTGTTCTTGATTCAAGGTCCGAATTTGCCTGAGGAAGGGCAGCAGTATTTCTATTTTCCTAAGCAGGTAGATAAGGCACAGTTTCAGCAGGTAGCGATTAACGATAAGCTTGGTGGCAGCAGTAGATTTCTTGAGCTTGAAGTGGACAACATGAGCGATGTTGATTTTTCGGAATCGACCACATACTTGAACATACGTATTGATCGTGCAATGCCTTTTGTATGGTTAGGTGCAGCAATCGTGATGCTAGGATTAGTCCTTGGATTTTACTGGCAGCATAGACGCATCTGGCTTACCGTTACTAACGGAGAGCTAATACTCGGAGGACATACGAACAAGAACTGGTTCGGCTTCCGCCGTGAAATCGTTTCTATTTTAGAAAAAGTAGATATGGTAGTCGATGAAAAATCAATAGATAATGGAGGAGGCCTTACATGA
- the ccsA gene encoding cytochrome c biogenesis protein CcsA encodes MSLLDISSAVFIAAFLLYSGSFMLFTIAIMGRKWSGRKPEEHTARWGKIAFIVSSIGLIFHLIYFFTRWSGSGHIPVSNMYEFMTFLSMMVMVAFTVMFAIYRKVILGLFAVPISIIVMAYAAVFPQEVQPLIPSLQSNYLKIHVTLAALGESFFAVGFAAGLMYLLRTVNFASKEKADRKQQKMIEFTLFSIIVIIGFLGSVFAFRGAGYETVFVRPNVTIDSAGQENSTIEKVSYRMPPIVAPHNSEIESFQSFLGMKEPLFEAPSWMNGVNAGRKFNTVIWSILSGLILYGILRLIIRKPLGAAIHPVMDGIDEGDLDEITYRAIAIGFPIFTLGALIFAMIWAQIAWGRFWGWDPKEVWALVTWLFYSAYLHLRLARGWQGRKSAWLAVLGFLVVMFTLVGVNLVIAGLHSYAGTD; translated from the coding sequence ATGAGCTTGCTCGATATCAGCAGCGCTGTCTTTATTGCCGCATTCTTATTATACAGCGGTTCGTTTATGTTATTCACTATCGCTATCATGGGTCGCAAGTGGTCGGGCCGTAAGCCAGAGGAACATACTGCTCGCTGGGGGAAAATAGCTTTTATTGTTTCTTCAATAGGACTTATCTTTCATCTCATATATTTCTTTACACGCTGGTCTGGTTCAGGACATATTCCAGTCAGCAATATGTATGAGTTCATGACTTTCTTATCTATGATGGTTATGGTAGCCTTTACAGTGATGTTCGCGATCTATCGAAAGGTGATTCTCGGTCTGTTTGCAGTGCCAATTAGCATTATTGTGATGGCATATGCAGCTGTATTTCCACAGGAGGTTCAGCCGCTGATTCCATCCCTACAATCGAACTATCTTAAGATTCACGTAACACTGGCTGCACTAGGTGAATCCTTCTTCGCAGTAGGATTTGCGGCAGGGCTGATGTATCTGCTGCGGACTGTGAATTTTGCCAGTAAAGAGAAGGCGGATCGTAAGCAGCAGAAGATGATTGAATTTACTCTCTTTTCAATCATTGTTATAATTGGTTTTCTGGGTTCAGTTTTTGCTTTCCGCGGAGCAGGTTATGAGACTGTTTTTGTCCGTCCCAACGTTACGATTGACAGCGCAGGGCAGGAAAATAGTACAATAGAGAAAGTGAGTTATCGAATGCCGCCGATTGTGGCTCCTCACAATAGCGAAATAGAAAGCTTCCAGTCGTTTCTTGGCATGAAAGAACCTCTCTTTGAAGCTCCTTCTTGGATGAATGGTGTGAATGCTGGCCGGAAGTTTAATACTGTAATCTGGTCGATTCTCTCTGGATTAATCCTTTACGGAATTCTTCGCTTAATCATACGCAAGCCATTGGGCGCAGCGATTCACCCAGTGATGGATGGAATTGATGAAGGCGATCTAGATGAGATTACGTATAGGGCGATAGCGATTGGCTTTCCTATTTTCACATTAGGCGCTTTGATTTTTGCAATGATATGGGCGCAAATAGCCTGGGGAAGATTCTGGGGATGGGACCCCAAAGAAGTCTGGGCACTCGTTACTTGGCTTTTCTACAGTGCTTATCTTCATTTACGATTGGCTCGAGGATGGCAAGGGCGAAAATCTGCCTGGCTTGCCGTTCTAGGCTTTTTGGTCGTAATGTTTACCTTGGTTGGCGTTAATCTAGTCATCGCCGGACTTCATTCTTATGCGGGGACGGACTGA
- a CDS encoding response regulator transcription factor — protein MADHLNRILVVDDEERIRRLLKMYLEKEGYEIDEAEDGEIALRKATANDYGLILLDVMLPGIDGMEVLTRLRGVKSTPVLMLTAKGEEINRVQGFEMGADDYVVKPFSPREVIYRVKAIMRRSSATAFLSKESNSSNNIVFTHLIIEHDAHRVTAGGEEVSLTPKEYELLHYLAISPDKVFSREELLKDVWNYEFFGDLRTVDTHVKRLREKLNKVSPESAAMITTVWGVGYKLEVPK, from the coding sequence ATGGCAGATCATTTAAACAGAATTCTGGTAGTGGATGATGAGGAACGCATTCGCCGCTTGCTTAAGATGTATCTTGAAAAAGAAGGCTATGAAATCGACGAAGCAGAAGACGGCGAAATCGCTCTTCGTAAAGCAACGGCAAATGACTATGGTCTAATTTTGCTGGATGTTATGCTGCCTGGCATTGATGGAATGGAAGTGCTGACCAGACTCAGAGGGGTCAAGTCAACACCAGTCTTAATGCTTACAGCTAAAGGTGAAGAGATTAATCGTGTGCAGGGCTTTGAGATGGGCGCTGATGATTATGTCGTGAAGCCTTTTAGCCCTCGAGAAGTGATTTATCGCGTGAAGGCAATTATGCGCCGATCATCGGCAACAGCATTTTTGTCGAAAGAGAGCAACTCCAGTAATAACATTGTATTTACTCATCTTATTATTGAGCATGACGCGCACCGAGTTACTGCAGGCGGTGAAGAAGTGAGTCTGACACCGAAAGAATATGAACTGCTGCATTATTTGGCGATTTCGCCGGATAAAGTGTTCTCTCGTGAAGAACTGCTTAAGGATGTTTGGAATTATGAGTTTTTTGGAGATTTGCGTACAGTCGATACCCATGTTAAGCGTCTTCGTGAAAAACTAAATAAGGTATCACCGGAATCCGCGGCGATGATTACAACTGTATGGGGTGTAGGCTACAAACTTGAGGTACCTAAATAA
- a CDS encoding ATP-binding protein codes for MNFWRSLVGKLWVTIICLVAVVLITLGLFLLPYIDSNFANSGDIKRLFMYTCMIGFSLTTFFALFLFTKITQPMQRVIEAANNIRRGEYGTRLTLVTSDEIGQLATSFNHMAEELEENIRSLHHEKGHLSSVLRSMSDAVITFDIEGQIILTNPHGQSLLESWSDLEWEQDSDIQLHSETAGSNVPPPLRPLFLSTLKQGGDERSNVHVRQGVWSVHMAPLNSEGNIRGVVAVLRDVTEEVRLEKMRRDFVANVSHEIRTPLSMMQGYSEALIDGMASSPEESSELIQVIHDESLRMGRLVKDLLDLARMEAGHTDMLKAEVDANELLERVYRKFSVRAKERDIHLQLNKESDVPILKAADEDKLEQVLTNLLDNAFRHTQGGKKITVHTGTCVLEGRRYLEIKIRDEGVGIPQEDLPYIFDRFYKADKARVRGESGGTGLGLAIVKNIVEAHHGYISASSKLGESTTFTLRLPVEKQ; via the coding sequence GTGAACTTCTGGAGAAGTCTTGTCGGCAAGCTGTGGGTCACGATCATCTGCCTGGTCGCTGTCGTGCTTATTACACTGGGGTTGTTCCTGCTGCCCTATATCGACAGTAACTTTGCCAATTCCGGCGATATCAAACGTTTATTTATGTATACGTGCATGATCGGATTTTCTTTGACGACATTCTTCGCGTTGTTCTTGTTTACCAAGATTACTCAACCGATGCAACGTGTCATCGAGGCTGCAAACAACATTCGACGTGGTGAATACGGAACAAGGCTGACGCTTGTCACAAGCGACGAAATCGGCCAATTGGCGACTTCATTCAATCATATGGCTGAGGAGCTGGAAGAGAATATTCGCAGTCTGCACCATGAGAAAGGTCATCTATCCAGTGTATTGCGCAGCATGAGTGATGCTGTAATCACTTTTGACATCGAAGGCCAGATTATTCTGACCAATCCGCATGGTCAGTCGTTGCTTGAGAGCTGGAGCGATTTAGAGTGGGAACAAGATAGTGACATTCAGCTTCATTCGGAAACGGCGGGAAGTAATGTTCCACCTCCCCTGCGTCCTTTATTTTTGAGTACGTTGAAACAAGGCGGCGATGAGCGCTCTAATGTGCATGTCCGGCAGGGTGTATGGTCTGTCCATATGGCACCTTTAAATTCTGAGGGTAACATTCGTGGAGTGGTTGCTGTTCTGCGTGATGTGACTGAAGAGGTGCGACTCGAAAAAATGCGCCGTGACTTCGTGGCTAACGTCTCCCATGAGATTCGGACTCCGTTATCGATGATGCAAGGTTATAGTGAAGCACTAATTGATGGGATGGCTTCTTCACCCGAGGAAAGTAGTGAACTGATTCAGGTCATTCATGACGAATCACTACGGATGGGACGTCTCGTTAAGGATTTGCTCGACCTTGCGCGGATGGAAGCTGGGCATACAGATATGCTGAAGGCAGAGGTAGATGCGAATGAACTGCTGGAACGAGTTTATCGTAAATTTTCCGTACGTGCTAAAGAACGCGATATTCATCTTCAGCTAAACAAAGAAAGTGATGTCCCTATTCTTAAGGCGGCGGATGAAGATAAGCTGGAGCAAGTCTTAACCAATCTACTCGATAATGCTTTTCGTCATACACAGGGTGGAAAGAAGATCACCGTTCATACAGGAACTTGTGTCTTAGAAGGACGCCGCTATCTTGAAATTAAAATTCGGGATGAAGGAGTCGGCATACCACAGGAAGATCTGCCGTATATATTTGATCGTTTCTACAAAGCCGATAAGGCTCGTGTACGGGGAGAATCAGGTGGAACCGGACTGGGGCTAGCAATTGTCAAAAATATTGTAGAAGCGCATCACGGGTACATTTCCGCTTCCAGTAAGCTTGGAGAAAGTACGACCTTTACGCTAAGACTTCCTGTCGAAAAACAGTAA
- the glpK gene encoding glycerol kinase GlpK, with protein sequence MILSLDQGTTSSRAILFDKDARMVSQGQYEVKQSFPHPGWVEHDPGQIWASQLAAARDAITQGGITAQEISSIGITNQRETALIWDKATGKPIYPAIVWQDRRTAELCEEIKSKGLERLIASKTGLVVDAYFSATKISWILDHVYGARERANNGELLAGTVDSWLIWKLTGGAVHATDVTNASRTMLYNLHERCWDDELMEELRVPRSILPEVRMSGGEFGAADAEWFGVEIPIHSVLGDQQAALFGHTCLEPGSAKNTYGTGCFILMNTGTEAVVSSHGLLTTVAWGMGDELYYALEGSVFVAGAAVQWLQEGLGLIEEPASSEDKAREVEDSEGVVVVPAFTGLGAPYWDMYARGAVFGLTRGTTSGHLVRATLESLAFQSRDVIGAMEKDAGMPLTGLRVDGGAVRNDLLMQFQSDILGSEVTRTTYAETTALGAALLAGLTSGIWTREELESFNKAERVFSPVMDIEERERRYNVWKDAVARTMGWEKHERYQ encoded by the coding sequence ATGATTTTATCTTTAGACCAAGGTACTACCAGTTCACGAGCCATATTGTTCGATAAGGACGCTAGAATGGTCTCACAAGGGCAATATGAGGTTAAACAATCATTCCCACACCCTGGCTGGGTGGAGCATGACCCAGGGCAAATCTGGGCTTCACAGCTTGCAGCTGCAAGAGATGCAATTACTCAGGGCGGGATAACCGCTCAGGAGATCTCTTCCATCGGAATTACGAATCAGAGGGAAACGGCCCTGATCTGGGATAAAGCAACAGGTAAGCCGATTTATCCTGCGATTGTGTGGCAGGACAGACGTACTGCGGAGCTGTGTGAAGAGATCAAGAGTAAGGGACTAGAGCGATTAATTGCAAGCAAGACGGGACTCGTTGTGGATGCTTATTTTTCTGCTACTAAAATTTCCTGGATACTTGATCATGTGTACGGTGCTCGAGAGCGGGCGAATAATGGCGAGCTACTAGCTGGGACGGTAGACAGCTGGTTAATCTGGAAGCTTACTGGTGGGGCTGTACATGCCACTGATGTAACCAATGCATCGCGTACGATGTTATATAATCTCCATGAGCGTTGCTGGGACGATGAGCTAATGGAAGAGCTTCGTGTACCGCGTTCCATCCTGCCAGAAGTGAGAATGTCTGGCGGTGAATTTGGAGCTGCAGATGCAGAGTGGTTCGGAGTAGAAATTCCTATTCACTCTGTATTGGGAGATCAACAGGCTGCTTTGTTTGGACATACTTGTCTTGAACCCGGCAGTGCCAAAAACACATATGGAACTGGCTGCTTTATTCTAATGAATACAGGCACGGAAGCCGTAGTCTCCAGTCATGGGTTGTTGACCACTGTGGCTTGGGGAATGGGAGATGAACTCTATTATGCGCTCGAGGGTAGCGTATTTGTAGCAGGTGCGGCTGTACAATGGCTTCAGGAGGGTCTTGGCCTTATAGAGGAGCCAGCAAGCTCAGAAGACAAAGCACGGGAAGTTGAGGACAGTGAGGGGGTTGTCGTTGTACCTGCTTTTACTGGACTGGGTGCACCCTATTGGGATATGTACGCTCGTGGTGCAGTATTCGGTCTGACTAGAGGCACGACCTCGGGACATTTGGTACGAGCAACTTTAGAGTCATTAGCATTTCAGTCTAGAGACGTAATCGGCGCTATGGAAAAAGACGCAGGCATGCCGTTGACTGGATTGCGTGTAGATGGTGGAGCTGTGCGCAACGATTTGCTGATGCAGTTCCAATCTGATATTCTCGGTAGTGAGGTTACACGAACTACATATGCGGAGACGACTGCGCTGGGAGCAGCACTACTCGCTGGATTGACCTCTGGGATCTGGACGAGAGAAGAGCTAGAAAGCTTCAACAAAGCGGAGAGGGTCTTTTCACCTGTAATGGATATAGAAGAACGTGAACGTCGCTACAACGTCTGGAAAGACGCTGTAGCGCGAACGATGGGCTGGGAGAAACATGAAAGATATCAGTGA